One genomic window of Ilyobacter polytropus DSM 2926 includes the following:
- the gdhA gene encoding NADP-specific glutamate dehydrogenase, giving the protein MSILSEVLSNVKKRDPYEPEFHQAVEEVFESLEPVAKMHPEWVEAGVFQRIVEPERQIFFRVPWIDDNGKVQVNRGMRVQFNSAIGPYKGGLRFHPSVYPGIIKFLGFEQIFKNSLTGLPMGGGKGGSDFDPKGKSDREVMRFCQSFMLELSRHIGADTDVPAGDIGVGKREIGYMFGMYKKIKNEFTGVLTGKGLNYGGSLVRTQATGYGVCYFMEEALNNIKNKSFNDSIVVVSGSGNVAIYAAEKASQLGGKVVAMSDSKGYIYDSQGINLETMKKIKEVGRKRINEYLKYHPEAVYTEGSSNIWSVKCDIALPCATQNELDENAAKTLIENGCFAVGEGANMPCTPEAVHLFIKKNLVFAPGKASNAGGVATSGLEMSQNSMRYSWTFEEVDSKLKEIMKDIFKNTHETAKKYGFENNLVAGANIAGFVKVASAMYDQGIAY; this is encoded by the coding sequence ATGAGTATCTTATCAGAAGTTCTTTCAAATGTAAAAAAAAGAGATCCATACGAACCTGAATTTCACCAGGCTGTAGAAGAGGTTTTTGAATCATTAGAACCTGTTGCAAAAATGCATCCTGAGTGGGTTGAGGCAGGAGTATTTCAGAGAATAGTTGAACCTGAAAGACAGATTTTTTTCAGGGTTCCTTGGATAGATGACAATGGAAAAGTACAGGTAAACAGAGGTATGAGGGTTCAATTCAATAGTGCCATAGGTCCTTACAAAGGAGGACTTAGATTTCACCCATCTGTATATCCCGGAATTATAAAATTTCTGGGATTTGAACAGATTTTTAAGAATTCCCTCACAGGACTTCCTATGGGTGGAGGAAAGGGAGGCTCAGATTTTGATCCTAAAGGAAAGTCAGACAGAGAGGTAATGAGATTCTGTCAGAGCTTCATGCTAGAGTTATCTAGACATATAGGGGCCGATACAGATGTCCCTGCAGGTGATATAGGGGTCGGTAAAAGAGAGATCGGCTATATGTTCGGAATGTACAAAAAAATTAAAAATGAATTTACAGGAGTATTAACCGGAAAGGGTCTAAATTATGGAGGAAGTCTCGTAAGAACCCAGGCCACAGGTTACGGAGTATGCTACTTCATGGAAGAGGCATTAAATAACATCAAGAACAAGTCCTTCAATGATTCTATCGTTGTTGTATCTGGATCTGGAAACGTTGCTATTTATGCTGCAGAAAAAGCATCTCAGTTAGGTGGAAAGGTTGTGGCTATGAGTGATTCAAAGGGTTATATTTATGACTCTCAAGGAATCAATCTAGAAACAATGAAAAAAATAAAAGAAGTGGGAAGAAAAAGAATAAATGAATATCTGAAATACCACCCAGAAGCTGTATACACAGAAGGAAGTTCTAATATATGGAGTGTCAAATGTGACATTGCCCTTCCTTGTGCCACTCAGAATGAACTAGACGAAAATGCCGCCAAGACTCTTATTGAAAACGGATGCTTTGCTGTGGGAGAGGGGGCAAATATGCCTTGCACTCCAGAGGCAGTTCATCTTTTCATAAAAAAGAATTTAGTTTTTGCTCCTGGAAAGGCATCCAATGCAGGAGGGGTTGCTACTTCGGGGCTTGAAATGAGTCAGAATAGCATGAGATATTCCTGGACTTTTGAAGAGGTTGATTCAAAGTTAAAAGAGATTATGAAAGATATTTTTAAAAACACACATGAAACTGCAAAAAAATATGGCTTTGAAAACAATCTGGTAGCCGGTGCAAACATTGCCGGATTTGTAAAAGTAGCAAGTGCCATGTATGATCAAGGAATAGCATATTAA
- a CDS encoding type IV pilus twitching motility protein PilT: MKIQMYTQKLVDLKGSDLHLKVGIRPVVRVNGELFYLEGETITKDYMEELITPLMNPKREKELKEELTTDFAYAVPGLARFRVNLSYQRGSYMMVMRMINNDSPDIDELNLPASLKDIVDTKNGLVLVTGATGSGKSTTVAAMINFINSHYTKNIITIEDPIEYLFKDQSCIVAQKEIGSDVVSFESALKYVLRQDPDVIFLGELRDRETMEAAIKASETGHLVISTLHTINAYQTISRIIDFFPEERHKQIRYQLSENIRGIISQRLVPTVDDKRRAANEVMINSPTIRELILTSEGTAQIPKYIADGKDSNGMQTFDQSLIDLYNEGVITYDTALKFATVKKDIELLRRGVSFSSMADMFNEMVEEN, encoded by the coding sequence ATGAAAATACAGATGTATACGCAAAAACTCGTAGATTTAAAAGGATCCGATCTTCACCTTAAAGTAGGAATCAGACCTGTAGTCAGAGTAAATGGTGAGCTGTTTTATCTCGAAGGAGAAACTATAACAAAAGATTATATGGAAGAGTTGATAACTCCCCTCATGAACCCAAAGAGGGAAAAAGAACTAAAAGAGGAGCTTACCACTGACTTTGCCTATGCAGTTCCAGGTCTTGCCAGATTCAGGGTAAATCTTTCCTACCAGAGAGGATCATATATGATGGTAATGAGAATGATAAATAATGATTCTCCTGATATCGATGAACTCAATCTTCCAGCTTCTCTAAAGGATATCGTCGATACGAAAAATGGTCTTGTTCTGGTAACAGGAGCCACAGGAAGTGGTAAGTCTACTACTGTTGCGGCTATGATAAACTTTATCAACAGCCACTATACCAAAAACATAATAACAATAGAAGACCCTATAGAATACCTTTTTAAAGATCAAAGCTGTATTGTGGCACAAAAAGAGATCGGTTCAGACGTGGTATCCTTCGAATCTGCCCTAAAGTACGTATTGAGACAGGACCCAGACGTGATCTTTTTAGGGGAGCTTAGAGACAGGGAGACTATGGAAGCTGCCATAAAGGCATCTGAGACAGGACACCTTGTTATATCTACCCTTCATACAATAAATGCATATCAGACAATCTCTAGAATAATAGATTTCTTCCCAGAAGAGAGACATAAGCAGATCAGATATCAACTTTCTGAAAATATAAGAGGTATAATCTCTCAGAGACTGGTTCCTACTGTAGATGACAAAAGAAGAGCCGCCAATGAAGTTATGATAAACTCTCCTACCATAAGAGAGCTCATCTTAACAAGTGAAGGAACTGCTCAAATACCAAAGTATATTGCCGACGGAAAAGACAGTAACGGAATGCAGACTTTTGATCAGTCTCTTATTGACTTATATAATGAAGGGGTAATCACATATGATACTGCCCTAAAATTTGCAACAGTTAAGAAGGATATCGAGCTTCTGAGAAGAGGTGTGAGCTTTTCTTCCATGGCAGATATGTTCAATGAAATGGTTGAAGAAAACTAA
- the recG gene encoding ATP-dependent DNA helicase RecG, with product MERYDRVFEPLGNFELKGITDKSIEKLKNLGIVTLYDLFYYFPRNYEDRTNFKSINQLKEGEYAVIKGKLFGIETLRTRTRKTMIKAKVSDGTGFVELVWFQMPYLKKSLKMGDEYIFIGNVKRGYNYQMTNPEYRKYAESKGVSKEILPIYSSNKDFNQRSLRKIVKTALDSYTELFQENIPEEILKKYSIADRKKALKDIHFPKNTRDIEEAKRRFAIEELLILETGILEKRFAIDSMNNEMYVLEDNKNLVKKFLGNLGYSLTKAQKRVVTEIYKELNNGKIINRLLQGDVGSGKTIVAVIMLLYMIENSYQGVFMAPTEILATQHYLSIADTLLELGIRVELLTGSVKGRKKDAILEDIKNGKIDLIVGTHSLIEDNVEFHKLGLIVIDEQHRFGVIQRKKLREKGVIANLIVMSATPIPRSLALSIYGDLDVSIIDEMPPGRTPVKTKWINSSSDAEKAYSFIQKKLTEGRQAYFVAPLIEESEKLSFKSVQELFKEVTRRFPQCRAGLLHGRMKNSEKDEIMHFFKNHKLDILVATTVIEVGINVPNASIMVINNTERFGLSALHQLRGRVGRGIHPSYCFLFSETDNDVSKSRLMIMESTTDGFKIAEEDLRLRKPGEIFGIRQSGFSDLKFIDIIHDVKTIKMVRDIAYEYLRKNSGKIKNTHLRIDIDNKFLENL from the coding sequence ATGGAAAGATACGACAGAGTTTTTGAACCCTTGGGCAACTTTGAACTCAAGGGTATTACAGATAAAAGCATAGAAAAACTAAAAAATCTTGGGATAGTTACCTTATACGACCTTTTTTACTATTTCCCCAGAAATTACGAAGACAGAACTAATTTTAAAAGTATTAATCAACTAAAAGAGGGAGAGTACGCCGTTATAAAAGGTAAACTCTTTGGTATAGAAACTTTGAGAACAAGAACCAGAAAAACCATGATAAAGGCAAAAGTCTCTGACGGAACAGGTTTTGTAGAACTTGTGTGGTTTCAGATGCCTTATTTGAAAAAATCCCTAAAAATGGGAGACGAATATATATTTATCGGAAATGTGAAAAGAGGATACAATTATCAGATGACTAACCCTGAATACAGAAAATATGCTGAAAGTAAGGGGGTTAGCAAGGAAATCCTGCCTATATATAGCTCCAACAAAGACTTCAACCAAAGATCCCTCAGAAAAATAGTAAAAACAGCTCTTGATTCTTATACTGAACTTTTCCAGGAAAACATTCCAGAGGAGATATTAAAAAAATACAGTATAGCAGACCGAAAAAAGGCTTTGAAGGATATACATTTTCCCAAAAACACAAGAGATATAGAGGAAGCTAAGAGACGTTTTGCTATAGAGGAACTCTTAATTTTAGAAACTGGAATTTTAGAAAAAAGATTTGCAATAGATTCAATGAATAATGAGATGTACGTTTTAGAAGACAATAAAAATCTCGTAAAAAAATTCCTAGGAAACCTGGGTTACAGCCTTACAAAGGCACAAAAGAGAGTCGTTACAGAGATTTATAAAGAGCTAAATAACGGAAAAATTATAAACCGATTGCTTCAGGGAGATGTGGGAAGCGGAAAGACCATTGTGGCAGTGATAATGCTCCTATATATGATAGAAAACTCCTATCAGGGTGTTTTTATGGCTCCTACAGAGATACTGGCCACCCAGCACTATCTTTCCATAGCAGATACCCTCCTCGAGCTAGGGATAAGGGTAGAGCTACTCACAGGAAGTGTAAAAGGCAGGAAAAAAGATGCCATTCTAGAAGATATTAAGAACGGTAAAATAGATCTTATTGTAGGGACTCACTCCCTTATAGAGGACAACGTGGAATTTCACAAACTCGGATTAATCGTTATAGACGAACAGCATAGATTCGGAGTAATTCAGCGAAAAAAACTCCGGGAAAAGGGAGTCATTGCAAACCTTATTGTAATGAGTGCAACCCCTATACCACGTTCTTTAGCCCTTAGCATCTACGGGGATTTAGATGTATCCATTATAGATGAGATGCCTCCAGGAAGGACTCCTGTAAAAACCAAATGGATAAATAGCAGCAGTGATGCAGAAAAGGCCTACTCTTTTATCCAGAAAAAACTAACGGAGGGAAGGCAGGCTTACTTTGTTGCCCCCCTTATAGAGGAGAGTGAAAAACTCAGCTTCAAATCGGTCCAAGAACTGTTTAAAGAGGTTACAAGAAGGTTTCCCCAGTGCAGGGCAGGTCTCCTCCACGGAAGGATGAAAAACAGCGAAAAGGACGAAATAATGCATTTTTTTAAAAATCACAAACTGGACATTCTGGTTGCTACTACAGTTATAGAGGTGGGAATAAACGTCCCCAATGCCTCTATAATGGTCATAAACAACACCGAAAGATTCGGTCTGTCTGCCCTTCACCAGCTGAGGGGAAGAGTGGGGAGAGGAATACATCCCTCCTACTGCTTTCTTTTTTCTGAGACAGACAATGACGTCTCAAAATCAAGGCTTATGATTATGGAGTCTACAACTGACGGATTCAAAATAGCTGAAGAGGACCTTCGCCTTAGAAAGCCAGGTGAAATCTTCGGTATAAGGCAAAGTGGTTTCAGCGACCTTAAGTTTATAGATATAATACATGATGTGAAAACAATTAAAATGGTCAGGGATATTGCCTATGAATATCTGAGAAAAAACAGCGGAAAGATAAAAAACACCCATCTCAGAATTGATATAGACAACAAGTTTCTAGAGAATCTTTAA
- a CDS encoding tRNA threonylcarbamoyladenosine dehydratase, whose protein sequence is MQFQRLELLIGKEKIEKLKNSHVIIFGLGGVGGFTVEALVRAGIGEISVVDFDSVDITNLNRQIIATHESIGRKKADLIKERALSINPNVKINSYIEKFSKDTEEMFFQNKDYDYAIDAIDLVSCKLDLIEICKKKNIPVVSSMGTGNKLNPTMLEVADISKTSVCPLAKVMRKELKKRRIGKVKVIFSKEVPKKPLNDQNSREKKINVGSASFVPSVAGLIIASEVTKDLCRI, encoded by the coding sequence ATGCAGTTTCAAAGATTAGAACTTTTAATAGGAAAAGAAAAAATAGAAAAACTGAAAAATTCTCACGTTATTATTTTTGGTCTGGGAGGAGTAGGTGGATTCACTGTTGAGGCCCTTGTTAGAGCAGGTATAGGGGAGATCTCAGTGGTGGATTTCGATTCTGTAGACATCACAAATCTAAACCGTCAGATTATCGCAACTCATGAAAGTATCGGAAGAAAAAAAGCAGATTTGATAAAAGAAAGGGCTCTTTCAATAAACCCAAATGTGAAAATCAATTCATACATAGAAAAATTTTCCAAAGATACAGAAGAGATGTTTTTTCAAAACAAAGACTATGATTATGCCATAGATGCCATCGACTTGGTGTCATGCAAACTTGATCTTATAGAGATATGCAAGAAAAAAAATATACCTGTGGTCTCTTCTATGGGAACTGGAAACAAATTAAATCCAACGATGCTGGAAGTAGCGGATATTTCCAAAACATCTGTTTGTCCCCTTGCAAAGGTTATGAGAAAAGAACTGAAAAAAAGACGTATTGGTAAAGTAAAGGTTATCTTTTCAAAAGAGGTCCCAAAAAAGCCTTTAAACGACCAAAACAGCAGAGAAAAAAAAATCAATGTTGGCAGTGCCTCTTTTGTCCCTTCTGTGGCAGGACTTATAATTGCCTCTGAAGTTACAAAGGATCTCTGCAGAATTTAA
- the trxA gene encoding thioredoxin, which yields MSKVIQLDEATFKTEVLEGKGVVLVDFWASWCGPCKMLGPILEELSEEVTANICKVNVDEYSGLAAEYGIRSIPTMIVFKDGKKVDQLVGLMQKPALKEKLESY from the coding sequence ATGAGTAAAGTTATCCAGTTAGACGAAGCTACATTTAAAACAGAAGTACTAGAAGGAAAGGGAGTCGTATTAGTAGACTTCTGGGCATCTTGGTGTGGACCTTGTAAAATGCTGGGACCAATTTTAGAGGAACTTTCAGAAGAAGTTACAGCCAATATATGTAAGGTGAATGTTGATGAGTATTCAGGTCTTGCAGCTGAATACGGAATCAGAAGCATACCTACAATGATAGTATTTAAAGATGGAAAAAAAGTAGATCAATTAGTAGGTCTTATGCAAAAGCCTGCTCTTAAAGAAAAATTAGAATCATATTAA
- a CDS encoding flavodoxin, with amino-acid sequence MKKIGLYYGSTSGKTVGVVDEIEFNLGELADVHNVVDGISDLSKYENLILAVPSYGVGELQDDWVKVFEEFKSVDFTGKTVALVGIGNQTTFGETFVGAIKILYDTVIENGGKIVGFTSTDGYFFKECEALVDGKFMGLVLDEENQDDLTPDRIYDWLEDIKPLFN; translated from the coding sequence ATGAAAAAAATAGGTCTATATTACGGATCCACTTCTGGAAAAACAGTAGGTGTGGTAGATGAGATAGAATTTAATCTAGGAGAACTTGCAGATGTACACAATGTAGTCGATGGAATCTCTGATCTTTCTAAGTACGAGAACCTTATTTTAGCTGTCCCCTCTTACGGAGTAGGGGAACTGCAGGATGACTGGGTAAAAGTCTTTGAAGAATTTAAATCGGTTGATTTTACTGGAAAAACAGTTGCCCTTGTGGGAATAGGAAACCAGACCACCTTTGGTGAAACTTTTGTAGGTGCTATAAAAATACTCTATGATACAGTTATTGAAAATGGCGGTAAAATAGTTGGTTTTACTTCAACAGATGGGTACTTCTTTAAAGAGTGTGAAGCTCTGGTAGACGGAAAGTTTATGGGCTTGGTTTTAGATGAAGAAAATCAAGATGACTTGACTCCAGACAGGATATATGACTGGTTAGAAGATATAAAACCATTGTTTAATTAA
- the trxA gene encoding thioredoxin, with product MGKAIELNEAAFKKEALEGKGVVLVDFWAPWCGPCEMMEPFFDELSDEVHAKICKVNVDEYPAIASEYGIRSIPAMLVFKDGHKIDQLTGFMHKDDLREKLEAY from the coding sequence ATGGGTAAGGCTATAGAACTAAATGAAGCTGCCTTTAAAAAAGAGGCACTAGAAGGAAAAGGGGTAGTATTAGTGGATTTTTGGGCCCCATGGTGTGGTCCGTGTGAGATGATGGAACCATTTTTTGATGAGCTATCAGACGAAGTTCATGCTAAAATATGTAAGGTAAACGTAGATGAATATCCGGCTATTGCATCTGAATATGGTATTAGGAGTATACCGGCAATGCTGGTATTTAAAGATGGCCATAAAATAGATCAACTGACTGGTTTCATGCATAAGGATGATCTCAGAGAAAAACTTGAAGCATATTAA